Proteins encoded together in one Aurantiacibacter aquimixticola window:
- a CDS encoding NAD-glutamate dehydrogenase: protein MATSKGASGASSDLNKAERAFAKTLADRISGSILPGESPLEGERLTQASQFVVEAARQREDGKPAILIRSAAEGRRFMRIAVINKDMPFLVDSIGATMAARGLSIDTLVHPILPVRREDGKLADMPEGDTGEKKESWVYIETPRLDAKERRALEKDLETAILDVRAAVSDWPKMRDGMEADAERLSDAEGAALLRWLSEGMLTQLGHLTRTRDGKESDKLGICRRSTPDLLAEDAYDRAFAWFDGTNGKPGRAPLIIKANRLSKVHRRVPLDLFIVPIHEKGLVTAISIHAGIWTSAALVSPPDTVPVLRQQLSTIMDRLDFETGSHDYKALVHALTALPHDLIISFSDTDITRVATAMMGLSDRPRPRATLVPAPLGRHLFAFVWLPRDMLSTSVRLQVQELLERETGASTLDWSLMVEGGNLALLRYVMDFRQSQIEPDNAAVDKALGDMLRGWTDAVEEALAEGEDAGRAGALALRYAESFPIFYRTTYGAKEAARDIGRLRNLAANVEDSGLTRDARLYHAPQDEPGRLRLKVYQHHGALPLSDAVPALENFGFRVLSEVPTELGGEDTGVVHDFVLGLPQGMEPDALLERSEEIEAAVSAVLNERAEDDVFNRLVIAVGLDAQETDWLRAFYRYLRQSNIAFTIYTVVDALAGAPKVTRGLIDLLRALHDPAAKGDRQKAAEKIERSIRKGLAEVVAINDDRLLRRYWETIRAVLRTNAFADAAREALAFKIDSSLVPGLPKPVPWREIFVYSRRVEGIHLRAGPVARGGLRWSDRRDDFRTEILGLMKAQKVKNAVIVPTGAKGGFYPKRLPNPTVDRDAWFAEGKESYKLFIRTLLSITDNIVDEKVLHPENVVIHDGDDPYFVVAADKGTATFSDTANAIAMERDFWLGDAFASGGSNGYDHKAMGITARGAWISVQRHFLEMGVDVQTDPVRVVGCGDMSGDVFGNGMLLSKAIKLVAAFDHRHIFIDPDPNPGASWKERKRLFDMDRSNWGEYSEKLLSKGGGIYPRSAKRIALSKAAIEALGIPDDMLKDGALDPETLISCILRSPADLIWFGGIGTYIKASHESHADVGDPANDGLRIDAKSVGAKVIGEGANLGATQAGRIEFALGGGRVNTDFIDNSAGVDCSDNEVNIKIALTAARRAGRLSEERRNALLKDMTEDVAALVLEDNRLQALALSIAEQGGNRTIGAQARLIEMLEERGGMDRANEGLGDSETLTRRAADGAGLTRPELAVLLSHSKLVLQDAVEAGSLASDDAADPLVLGDFPPQLQEQFKNQLLDHRLRNEIVGTVVANGIVNRMGMLHPFELAEEEGAGLDQVGAAFVSASALLGMDRVWRMLDTDPMPETARLMLFDQAALALRGHIADLLRAGGGDLSPSELQNEIGGTVSKLNDKVDTLLGDEARAHIDSISARLVEQGASEEQAAMVARLFAVDGAIGLSRLAHSTELDPLALAKAFIQLGATLGIDWAQSRAAVMSPADPWERLLVAGLARDFQQMRFEFLRNLARRKRKNGGDPVAMIEAWADKHETTIAQFRRMIARAQAATPVAPAMLAQIASQARNLLQG from the coding sequence ATGGCCACCAGCAAGGGCGCCAGCGGCGCATCTTCCGATCTAAACAAGGCGGAACGCGCCTTTGCCAAGACGCTGGCGGACAGGATCAGCGGTTCGATCCTGCCTGGCGAATCTCCGCTCGAAGGCGAGCGGCTGACACAGGCGTCGCAATTTGTCGTCGAGGCGGCGCGGCAGCGGGAAGATGGCAAGCCCGCCATCCTCATCAGATCGGCAGCCGAAGGCCGCCGCTTCATGCGCATCGCCGTCATCAACAAGGACATGCCCTTCCTCGTCGATTCCATCGGCGCGACCATGGCCGCGCGAGGCCTTTCCATAGACACGCTCGTCCACCCGATCCTGCCCGTGCGACGCGAGGACGGAAAGCTGGCCGACATGCCCGAGGGCGACACAGGCGAGAAGAAGGAAAGCTGGGTCTATATCGAGACGCCGCGGCTCGATGCGAAAGAGCGTCGCGCGCTGGAAAAGGACTTGGAGACCGCCATCCTCGATGTTCGCGCCGCCGTTTCGGACTGGCCGAAGATGCGCGATGGCATGGAAGCGGATGCGGAGCGGCTCTCAGACGCGGAGGGCGCTGCCCTGCTGCGCTGGCTGTCGGAAGGCATGCTCACGCAGCTCGGGCATCTCACCCGGACGCGGGACGGCAAGGAGAGCGACAAGCTCGGTATCTGTCGCCGCTCGACCCCCGACCTGCTGGCCGAAGATGCCTATGATCGCGCTTTCGCCTGGTTCGACGGGACAAATGGCAAGCCGGGCCGCGCGCCGCTGATCATCAAGGCCAACCGGCTGAGCAAAGTGCATCGCCGCGTTCCGCTCGACCTGTTCATCGTGCCGATCCACGAGAAAGGCCTCGTCACGGCCATTTCGATCCATGCCGGCATCTGGACAAGCGCAGCGCTGGTTTCCCCGCCCGACACGGTGCCGGTCCTGCGCCAGCAATTGTCGACCATCATGGACCGGCTCGATTTCGAAACGGGCAGCCACGATTACAAGGCGCTGGTCCACGCGCTCACAGCTCTCCCGCACGATCTGATCATCAGCTTTTCGGACACCGACATCACCCGCGTGGCGACAGCGATGATGGGCCTGTCCGATCGCCCGCGGCCGCGCGCGACGCTTGTGCCCGCCCCGCTGGGCCGCCACCTTTTTGCTTTCGTCTGGCTGCCCCGCGACATGCTCTCTACGTCCGTGCGGTTGCAGGTGCAGGAACTGCTAGAGCGCGAGACCGGCGCGAGCACGCTCGACTGGAGCCTGATGGTCGAAGGCGGCAATCTCGCTCTGCTGCGTTATGTCATGGATTTTCGTCAGTCGCAGATCGAGCCGGACAATGCCGCAGTCGACAAGGCGCTGGGCGACATGCTGCGCGGCTGGACCGACGCAGTCGAGGAAGCGCTGGCGGAAGGCGAGGACGCCGGTCGCGCGGGCGCGCTGGCCCTCCGCTATGCCGAAAGCTTTCCGATCTTCTACCGCACGACCTACGGCGCGAAGGAGGCAGCGCGCGATATCGGTCGGCTGCGCAATCTCGCGGCCAATGTCGAGGACAGCGGCCTCACTCGCGATGCGCGCCTCTATCATGCGCCGCAGGACGAACCCGGCCGCCTACGCCTGAAGGTTTATCAGCATCACGGTGCGCTGCCGCTGTCCGATGCGGTGCCCGCGCTCGAGAACTTCGGTTTCCGTGTCTTGTCAGAGGTGCCGACGGAGCTCGGCGGCGAGGATACGGGCGTCGTGCACGACTTCGTGCTCGGCCTGCCGCAAGGGATGGAGCCGGACGCGTTGCTCGAACGCAGCGAAGAGATCGAAGCGGCGGTGTCTGCGGTGCTCAACGAACGGGCGGAAGACGATGTCTTCAATCGCCTTGTCATCGCGGTCGGGCTGGACGCGCAGGAAACCGACTGGCTGCGCGCTTTCTATCGCTATCTGCGCCAGTCCAACATCGCCTTCACGATCTACACCGTGGTCGATGCGCTGGCGGGTGCACCCAAGGTTACGCGCGGACTTATCGACCTGCTGCGTGCGCTCCATGATCCTGCGGCGAAGGGCGATCGGCAAAAGGCAGCCGAAAAGATCGAGCGCTCGATCCGCAAAGGCCTGGCAGAAGTGGTCGCCATCAATGACGACCGCCTGTTGCGCCGCTATTGGGAAACCATTCGCGCCGTGCTGCGCACAAATGCATTCGCCGATGCCGCGCGTGAGGCGCTCGCCTTCAAGATCGATTCCTCGCTCGTGCCCGGCTTACCCAAGCCCGTGCCGTGGCGCGAGATCTTCGTGTATTCGCGCCGCGTCGAGGGTATCCACCTGCGCGCCGGACCTGTCGCACGTGGTGGCCTACGCTGGTCCGATCGGCGAGATGACTTCCGCACCGAGATACTCGGGCTGATGAAGGCCCAGAAGGTCAAGAACGCCGTGATCGTGCCGACCGGCGCAAAAGGTGGTTTCTATCCCAAGCGCCTGCCCAATCCAACGGTGGACCGCGACGCATGGTTTGCCGAGGGCAAGGAAAGCTACAAACTCTTCATCCGCACGCTCCTGTCGATCACCGACAACATCGTCGACGAAAAGGTCCTCCATCCCGAAAATGTCGTGATCCACGATGGTGATGATCCTTATTTCGTCGTCGCGGCGGACAAGGGCACGGCAACGTTCTCGGACACCGCCAACGCCATCGCGATGGAGCGCGATTTCTGGCTGGGCGATGCCTTCGCCAGCGGCGGCTCCAACGGTTACGATCACAAGGCGATGGGCATTACGGCCCGCGGCGCGTGGATTTCGGTGCAGCGCCATTTCCTCGAAATGGGCGTCGACGTGCAGACCGATCCGGTGCGCGTCGTGGGGTGTGGAGACATGTCGGGCGACGTGTTCGGCAACGGCATGCTGCTTTCCAAGGCGATCAAACTGGTGGCCGCCTTCGATCACCGTCATATCTTCATCGACCCCGACCCCAACCCCGGTGCGAGCTGGAAGGAGCGCAAGCGACTGTTCGACATGGATCGGTCGAATTGGGGCGAATACTCGGAGAAGCTGCTGTCGAAAGGCGGCGGGATCTATCCGCGGTCCGCGAAACGGATCGCGCTGTCCAAGGCGGCGATAGAGGCGCTGGGCATTCCCGACGATATGCTGAAGGACGGCGCGCTCGATCCCGAGACGCTTATTTCCTGCATTCTCAGGAGCCCGGCCGACCTGATCTGGTTCGGCGGGATCGGCACGTACATCAAGGCCAGCCATGAAAGCCACGCCGATGTCGGCGACCCGGCCAATGACGGCTTGCGTATCGACGCGAAGAGTGTCGGCGCAAAGGTGATCGGCGAGGGCGCCAATCTGGGCGCGACGCAGGCTGGCCGGATCGAGTTCGCGCTCGGCGGCGGGCGGGTAAATACCGACTTCATCGACAATTCGGCGGGGGTCGATTGCTCGGACAACGAGGTCAATATCAAGATCGCGCTCACGGCTGCACGGCGCGCTGGCCGCCTGTCCGAAGAGCGGCGCAATGCGCTGTTGAAGGACATGACGGAAGACGTCGCTGCGCTGGTGCTGGAGGACAACCGCCTGCAGGCGCTCGCGCTCTCCATCGCGGAACAGGGCGGCAACCGCACGATCGGCGCGCAGGCGCGGCTCATCGAGATGCTCGAGGAACGCGGCGGAATGGACCGCGCCAATGAAGGCTTGGGCGACTCCGAAACGCTGACTCGCCGCGCGGCGGACGGCGCGGGACTGACCCGGCCCGAACTCGCCGTGTTGCTCTCGCACTCCAAGCTCGTGCTGCAGGACGCGGTCGAAGCCGGATCACTTGCCTCGGACGATGCCGCCGATCCGCTGGTGCTCGGCGATTTCCCGCCGCAATTGCAGGAGCAATTCAAGAACCAGCTGCTCGATCATCGTCTGCGCAACGAGATCGTCGGAACGGTAGTGGCCAACGGCATCGTCAATCGCATGGGCATGCTGCATCCCTTCGAACTGGCGGAAGAAGAAGGCGCCGGGCTCGACCAGGTCGGCGCTGCGTTCGTTTCCGCCAGTGCCCTGCTCGGCATGGACCGCGTGTGGCGCATGCTCGACACCGATCCGATGCCCGAAACGGCGCGCCTGATGCTCTTCGACCAGGCGGCACTCGCCCTGCGCGGCCATATCGCGGACCTGTTGCGCGCCGGCGGCGGGGATCTCTCTCCATCCGAACTGCAGAACGAGATCGGCGGCACGGTCTCCAAGCTCAACGACAAGGTCGACACATTGCTGGGCGATGAGGCGCGCGCGCACATCGACAGCATTTCAGCCCGCCTTGTCGAACAGGGCGCGAGCGAGGAACAGGCGGCGATGGTCGCCCGGCTCTTTGCCGTGGATGGCGCAATCGGCCTTTCGCGGCTCGCTCACAGCACCGAGCTGGACCCGCTCGCTCTCGCGAAGGCCTTCATCCAGCTCGGCGCAACGCTCGGCATCGACTGGGCGCAGTCGCGCGCTGCGGTGATGAGCCCTGCCGATCCGTGGGAGCGGCTCCTCGTCGCCGGGCTCGCACGCGATTTTCAGCAGATGCGCTTTGAATTCCTGCGCAACCTCGCGCGGCGCAAGAGGAAGAATGGTGGTGATCCCGTTGCCATGATCGAGGCCTGGGCCGACAAGCACGAGACGACTATCGCGCAGTTCCGCCGCATGATCGCCCGGGCGCAGGCGGCCACTCCGGTCGCCCCCGCAATGCTGGCGCAGATTGCCAGCCAGGCGCGCAACCTGTTGCAGGGCTAG
- a CDS encoding NAD(P)/FAD-dependent oxidoreductase, with protein sequence MMRHDVVIVGTGHGGAQAAIALRQQGFDGSILMIGRDRAPPYERPPLSKEYLARDKPFERILIRPESFWADKNITLMLGQAVTKIDPEPHEVELGSGERIGYGKLIWAAGGDARRLSCPGGHLEGIHTVRDKRDVDALLADLDAGVKRIVVIGGGYIGLEAAAVLRGLGREVVLVEMKDRLLNRVAGAELSEFYEAEHRQRGVDIRLGVTVERLLGEDRVSGVMLGDGEEIACDAVVVGIGIVPAVGPLIAAGAAGANGVEVSDTCHTSLEQVYAIGDCAAHANVWANGAVLRLESVQNAHDMATTAAKAICGEPQSYESFPWFWSNQYDLKLQTAGIGIGHDASVVRGNPSERSFSVIYLKDGRVIAVDAVNKTRDYVQGRKLIEARAQVDPADLADTEKVLKDLR encoded by the coding sequence ATGATGCGTCATGACGTCGTGATCGTAGGGACCGGGCATGGCGGAGCGCAGGCCGCCATCGCGCTGCGTCAGCAGGGGTTTGACGGCTCCATCCTCATGATCGGGCGCGACCGCGCGCCGCCTTACGAACGTCCGCCGCTCTCGAAAGAATATCTCGCCCGCGACAAACCGTTCGAGCGCATCCTGATCCGTCCCGAGAGCTTCTGGGCGGACAAGAACATCACGCTGATGCTCGGCCAGGCGGTTACGAAGATCGACCCGGAGCCGCATGAAGTCGAACTCGGATCTGGCGAGCGTATCGGTTACGGCAAGCTCATCTGGGCAGCGGGCGGCGATGCCAGGCGATTATCTTGCCCCGGCGGTCATCTCGAAGGTATCCACACCGTGCGCGACAAGCGCGACGTCGATGCGTTGCTGGCCGATCTCGATGCAGGCGTAAAGCGGATCGTCGTGATCGGCGGCGGTTATATCGGGCTGGAGGCGGCTGCCGTGCTGCGCGGGCTGGGCCGCGAAGTGGTGCTGGTCGAGATGAAGGACCGCCTGCTCAATCGCGTCGCAGGCGCGGAACTGTCGGAATTCTACGAAGCGGAACACCGCCAGCGCGGGGTGGATATACGGCTCGGCGTAACTGTCGAGCGTCTGCTGGGCGAGGATCGCGTCAGCGGCGTCATGCTCGGCGATGGAGAGGAAATCGCCTGCGACGCGGTCGTCGTCGGCATCGGCATCGTCCCGGCCGTCGGCCCGCTCATTGCCGCCGGTGCCGCCGGGGCGAATGGCGTGGAAGTGAGCGACACCTGCCACACCAGTCTGGAGCAGGTTTACGCCATCGGAGACTGCGCGGCGCATGCGAATGTCTGGGCGAATGGCGCGGTGCTTCGCCTAGAAAGCGTGCAGAACGCGCACGATATGGCGACCACCGCGGCGAAGGCCATTTGCGGAGAGCCGCAGTCCTACGAGTCCTTCCCATGGTTCTGGTCCAACCAATACGATCTCAAATTGCAGACCGCCGGGATCGGCATCGGTCATGATGCCAGCGTCGTGCGTGGAAACCCGTCGGAGCGCAGCTTCTCGGTGATCTACCTGAAGGACGGGCGCGTCATCGCCGTCGATGCGGTCAACAAGACGCGGGACTATGTGCAGGGGCGAAAGCTGATCGAAGCGCGCGCGCAGGTCGATCCGGCGGACCTTGCCGATACTGAAAAAGTCCTCAAGGACCTTCGCTGA
- a CDS encoding PilZ domain-containing protein, whose protein sequence is MATAEQKLVDHTDQRDATRYTLLIRAAKLVSRDGEFLCVIRDASESGVSVRIFHPIPDQGRMILELQNGDRYSVDPVWQEEVRAGFRFAVKADIARIIASPSAFSKRPVRINLTAPAEIEAAGRIEHATFQDISQQGAKVACRSGFAIDQRVKLVAEGMEDIFAKVRWRRDGTSGLVFDNTLQFGELARIALALQNRG, encoded by the coding sequence GTGGCGACGGCAGAACAGAAACTGGTCGACCACACCGATCAGCGCGACGCTACGCGGTACACTCTGCTGATCAGGGCTGCGAAGCTGGTGTCGCGCGACGGCGAATTTCTCTGCGTCATCCGCGATGCGTCCGAAAGCGGCGTCTCCGTCCGCATCTTCCACCCGATTCCCGATCAGGGGCGTATGATCCTCGAGCTTCAGAATGGCGATCGTTACAGCGTCGATCCGGTATGGCAGGAAGAGGTCCGCGCCGGTTTCCGTTTCGCCGTAAAAGCCGACATCGCCCGCATCATCGCCTCGCCGAGCGCCTTCAGCAAACGTCCGGTGCGCATCAACCTCACAGCTCCTGCAGAGATCGAGGCTGCCGGACGTATCGAGCATGCCACCTTTCAGGACATTTCGCAGCAGGGCGCCAAGGTTGCCTGCCGAAGCGGCTTCGCAATCGATCAGCGCGTCAAACTTGTCGCCGAAGGTATGGAGGATATCTTCGCCAAGGTGCGCTGGCGACGCGACGGCACAAGCGGTCTCGTTTTCGACAACACTCTGCAGTTTGGAGAGCTTGCGCGGATTGCGCTCGCCCTACAAAACCGCGGCTGA
- a CDS encoding integration host factor subunit beta: protein MIRSELLQSLAADNPDLRPEEVEQVVDIFFDEIAKRLAEGGRVELRGFGTFSTRQREARTGRNPRTGEAVEVPAKRVPYFKPGKDMRERLNEG from the coding sequence ATGATCAGGTCCGAACTCCTCCAGTCTCTTGCAGCGGACAATCCCGACCTGCGTCCGGAAGAGGTCGAACAAGTCGTCGATATCTTCTTCGACGAGATTGCAAAGCGGCTGGCCGAAGGCGGCCGTGTCGAATTGCGCGGCTTCGGCACTTTTTCGACCCGCCAGCGCGAAGCGCGCACGGGGCGCAACCCGCGCACCGGCGAAGCGGTGGAAGTCCCGGCCAAGCGCGTTCCCTATTTCAAGCCCGGCAAGGATATGCGGGAGCGGCTCAACGAGGGTTGA
- a CDS encoding ABC transporter ATP-binding protein: MTATPVDTRPLAIDARGLVKRFDKTLAVDGVDIAIPEGAIYGILGPNGAGKTTTLRMLLGIIDPDAGTRSVLGASNPQDVARRIGYLPEERGLYPAMKCDEAIGFMGALRGLPLKVGKERGRELLEAHGLGHAIDKQIRQLSKGMAQTVQLLGTLVHRPKLVVFDEPFSGLDAINQGKLEVLIRGLADEGTTVIFSTHVIAHAERLCEGIAIIAGGKVPFTGPVDEARDRIPAQVRLETRSADGPWRAALPGDTRRVGNYWSFPLPETGVEPLLKALIDGDAGILSLSIERAGLHDAFVAIAGEAAARDMVTRGGGEAA; encoded by the coding sequence ATGACTGCCACACCCGTCGACACTCGCCCGCTCGCCATCGACGCGCGCGGCCTTGTGAAGCGGTTCGACAAGACCCTTGCCGTGGACGGCGTCGATATCGCGATACCGGAAGGGGCGATCTATGGCATTCTCGGGCCCAATGGCGCAGGCAAAACGACGACACTGCGCATGCTGCTCGGCATTATCGATCCGGACGCTGGCACGCGAAGCGTGCTGGGCGCGAGCAATCCGCAGGACGTTGCGCGGCGGATCGGCTATCTCCCCGAAGAGCGCGGCCTCTACCCCGCGATGAAATGCGACGAGGCGATCGGCTTCATGGGCGCCTTGCGCGGCCTGCCATTGAAAGTCGGGAAAGAGCGCGGCCGTGAACTGCTCGAAGCGCACGGGCTCGGGCATGCAATCGACAAGCAGATACGCCAGCTGTCGAAGGGCATGGCGCAAACAGTGCAGCTCCTCGGAACGCTGGTGCATCGGCCGAAACTCGTCGTGTTCGATGAGCCGTTCAGCGGTCTCGACGCAATTAACCAGGGCAAGCTGGAAGTGCTGATCCGCGGCCTGGCGGACGAAGGCACGACAGTGATCTTCTCGACTCACGTCATCGCCCATGCAGAGCGTTTGTGCGAAGGCATCGCCATCATCGCCGGTGGCAAGGTTCCGTTTACCGGCCCGGTCGACGAAGCACGCGATCGCATCCCGGCGCAGGTTCGCCTGGAAACGCGCAGCGCGGACGGGCCATGGCGCGCGGCGCTCCCCGGCGATACGCGGCGCGTCGGCAATTACTGGTCCTTTCCGCTTCCCGAAACCGGCGTCGAACCTTTGCTGAAGGCACTCATCGATGGCGATGCGGGCATCCTCTCGCTCTCCATCGAGCGCGCCGGTCTGCACGACGCCTTCGTCGCCATTGCCGGTGAAGCGGCGGCCCGTGACATGGTGACACGGGGTGGGGGAGAAGCGGCATGA
- a CDS encoding ABC transporter permease — protein sequence MSGNAVKDGNRLSLWRAAWVMARRDFSAILFSRTFIFFLLGPLFPIVIMALAGGVGAQVQSEASGADVGIAMESRNVDAMLEARDALAEQIPGAIPEMVAIARLAPGETYDARAVLEDAQGSLAAVVTGTPEAPVLTATPGRIARWQGTIGLVAARATEGAPVQYPPVGTSVVETSGAAETSGRLRTAQGGQLLLFLLIMLLASMVLSNLVEEKGNKIIEILAAAIPMDAVFLGKLFAMLGISVVGIVVWVGTGASILLASGMSLSDLANPGVGWTMFFLLFAAYFAMGYLLLGSIFLAVGSLATTVREVQTLSMPATMFQILVFFFASLAVTDRGGWIEYTAMAFPLSSPFAMVARAATEDALWTHVLALAWQAMWVAIFIRIGAGLFRRRVMKSGPREARRQPIIKALARMFRNGSSAEI from the coding sequence ATGAGCGGCAATGCGGTGAAGGACGGCAATCGTCTGTCGCTTTGGCGCGCAGCCTGGGTCATGGCACGCCGCGATTTCAGCGCTATCCTGTTCAGCCGCACATTCATCTTTTTCCTGCTCGGGCCGCTCTTCCCGATCGTCATCATGGCCCTTGCTGGTGGTGTCGGCGCGCAGGTTCAGAGCGAGGCGTCGGGTGCCGATGTCGGCATCGCGATGGAAAGTCGCAATGTCGATGCCATGCTCGAAGCGCGTGACGCACTTGCCGAGCAGATACCCGGCGCTATCCCGGAAATGGTCGCGATTGCGCGCCTCGCGCCGGGTGAGACTTACGACGCGCGCGCCGTGCTGGAAGATGCGCAAGGCAGCCTTGCCGCCGTCGTGACCGGCACGCCCGAAGCGCCTGTCCTTACCGCCACACCGGGCCGCATCGCGCGCTGGCAAGGCACCATCGGGCTGGTGGCGGCCAGGGCAACGGAAGGTGCGCCCGTGCAATACCCGCCGGTCGGCACGAGCGTGGTCGAAACCAGCGGGGCGGCTGAGACGTCGGGCCGATTGCGGACCGCGCAAGGCGGGCAATTGCTGCTCTTCCTCCTGATCATGTTGCTCGCCAGTATGGTCTTGTCCAATCTGGTCGAGGAAAAAGGCAACAAGATCATAGAGATACTTGCCGCCGCCATTCCGATGGATGCGGTTTTTCTGGGCAAGCTCTTCGCCATGCTCGGCATTTCCGTCGTCGGCATCGTCGTTTGGGTCGGCACGGGTGCCAGCATACTTCTGGCCAGCGGCATGTCGCTTTCGGACCTGGCCAATCCCGGTGTGGGCTGGACGATGTTCTTCCTGCTGTTCGCCGCTTACTTCGCGATGGGCTATCTGCTGCTGGGCTCGATTTTCCTCGCCGTCGGTTCGCTGGCGACGACCGTGCGCGAAGTGCAGACACTTTCCATGCCTGCCACCATGTTCCAGATCCTGGTGTTCTTTTTCGCCAGCCTCGCTGTAACCGACCGGGGCGGATGGATCGAATATACTGCCATGGCATTCCCGCTCAGCTCCCCCTTCGCGATGGTGGCACGCGCGGCGACGGAAGACGCGCTGTGGACGCATGTGCTGGCCCTCGCATGGCAGGCCATGTGGGTGGCGATCTTCATTCGCATTGGCGCCGGTCTTTTCCGTCGCCGGGTGATGAAGTCCGGCCCGCGAGAGGCGCGTCGCCAGCCGATTATCAAGGCGTTGGCGAGAATGTTCAGGAACGGTTCGTCCGCTGAAATATAG
- the queG gene encoding tRNA epoxyqueuosine(34) reductase QueG, translated as MVNSPDSQSLEHALREKARELGFAAFGIAPAEDNPEQARRLQEWLAAGYHGTMGWMEDRADVRQGPNAMWPEAKSVIALGMSYAPDVDPLALEGDAERARISVYAQGRDYHDTLKKAAKALARWLVEREPGTQLKVFVDTAPVMEKPLGEAAGLGWQGKHTNLVSREYGSWLFLGAIYTTLALKPDAPHSDRCGSCRDCQDACPTDAFPAPYRLDARRCISYLTIEHKGPIPDEFREAIGNRIYGCDDCLAVCPWNKFAQSAARHRAFAPQEDLVAPRLDALLTLDDAAFRAKFSGSPIKRIGRNRFVRNCLTAAGNSGNRGLEPIVRTLTRDPDDVVAEAARWALSRLSEGP; from the coding sequence ATGGTTAATTCGCCCGATAGCCAATCGCTGGAGCACGCTTTGCGCGAAAAAGCGCGCGAGCTCGGCTTCGCCGCGTTCGGGATCGCACCGGCTGAGGACAACCCGGAGCAGGCGCGGCGATTGCAGGAATGGCTCGCCGCCGGATATCACGGAACGATGGGCTGGATGGAGGACCGCGCCGATGTGCGCCAGGGCCCCAATGCGATGTGGCCCGAGGCGAAAAGCGTGATTGCGCTAGGCATGAGCTACGCGCCGGATGTCGATCCGCTGGCTCTGGAAGGCGATGCCGAGAGGGCACGCATCTCGGTTTATGCGCAGGGCCGCGATTACCACGACACTTTGAAAAAGGCTGCCAAGGCACTGGCGCGCTGGCTGGTGGAGCGGGAACCCGGCACGCAGTTGAAAGTCTTCGTCGATACGGCACCGGTCATGGAAAAACCTCTGGGGGAGGCTGCGGGCCTGGGCTGGCAGGGCAAGCACACCAATCTGGTCAGTCGTGAGTATGGCAGCTGGCTGTTTCTCGGCGCGATCTACACGACACTGGCGCTGAAGCCGGATGCGCCGCATTCCGATCGCTGCGGATCGTGCCGGGACTGTCAGGACGCCTGCCCGACCGATGCTTTTCCTGCGCCGTACAGGCTCGATGCGCGGCGTTGCATTTCCTACCTCACAATCGAGCACAAGGGGCCGATACCGGACGAATTCCGCGAAGCGATCGGCAACCGCATCTATGGCTGCGATGATTGCCTGGCGGTTTGCCCGTGGAACAAGTTCGCCCAGTCCGCCGCGCGCCACCGTGCTTTCGCGCCACAAGAGGACTTGGTGGCACCGCGATTGGACGCGTTGCTTACTCTCGACGATGCGGCCTTCCGGGCGAAATTCTCCGGTTCGCCCATCAAGCGGATCGGTCGCAATCGGTTCGTGCGCAATTGCCTGACCGCGGCGGGCAATAGCGGCAATCGGGGCTTGGAGCCGATTGTCCGGACGCTGACGCGCGATCCTGACGATGTCGTTGCGGAAGCAGCGCGCTGGGCGCTGTCGCGGCTCAGCGAAGGTCCTTGA
- the msrB gene encoding peptide-methionine (R)-S-oxide reductase MsrB — protein MKKSVIDRRTALGLLGAGASLPVLAACGGSEARAQQNFPVQRSEAEWRRRLSTQEFRILRGAGTERAYSSPLNDEERRGTYHCAGCGNRLFSSAHKFDSGTGWPSFWRPIDDGAVGYSTDYHLGYPRREEHCADCGGHLGHVFNDGPRPTGKRHCINGAALDFRPA, from the coding sequence ATGAAAAAATCCGTCATCGATCGCCGCACCGCTCTCGGCCTGCTTGGTGCGGGTGCTTCTCTTCCGGTCTTGGCTGCCTGTGGCGGTTCCGAAGCGCGTGCACAGCAGAACTTTCCCGTGCAACGCAGCGAAGCCGAATGGCGCCGGCGGCTCAGCACCCAGGAATTCCGCATTCTTCGCGGGGCGGGAACGGAGCGCGCATATTCGTCCCCGCTCAACGACGAAGAACGACGCGGCACCTATCACTGCGCGGGTTGCGGAAATCGGCTGTTTTCCAGCGCACATAAATTCGACAGCGGAACCGGCTGGCCAAGCTTCTGGCGTCCGATCGACGATGGGGCGGTAGGCTATTCGACCGACTACCACCTCGGCTATCCGCGCCGTGAAGAGCATTGTGCGGATTGCGGCGGGCATCTCGGCCATGTCTTCAATGACGGGCCGCGACCAACCGGCAAGCGGCATTGCATCAACGGCGCGGCGCTGGATTTCCGCCCGGCCTGA